A genomic segment from Gavia stellata isolate bGavSte3 chromosome 6, bGavSte3.hap2, whole genome shotgun sequence encodes:
- the LOC104260553 gene encoding zinc finger protein 271: MKDLVKHVVLKTHPCQECGKSFSKKGNLKRHQRIHTGERMFPCPECGKSFNQKSNLTRHRKIHTSEGPYKCNECGESFRMNRKLIRHQRVHMSEPFKCTECGKSFTQRSNLVRHQRIHTKEEPYQCPECEKTFNQKANLFRHQTIHVRMGPCKCTKCGKCFPQKRHLIKHQLLHSRGGAYKCGVCGKRYRLKKYLRRHQKIHAREGTAPCVKGGEALSLREPHYILPTMQQVDNARARCIPVVTKWMSWVKSPPGSANCIDQLSTNYAESSDLHILTPGLQSVTHTSPPLKNLVMEQSAVMTLELSEVENFLSHTQEKSCTCMICGDSFKHKGILAAHQKSHKEEPEAEGCEKEGDTDQAGELHDQEAIRAGEEANGEGHSKHSTQSDPERREKPHACTECGKSFKMKMDLTKHLRTHTGERPFPCTDCDKRFITKSQLKEHQRIHTGERPYKCLDCGKNFTQKSQLIVHHRIHTGEKPYQCSSCQKSFVDKSQLVAHYRIHTGDRPFKCGVCSRGFRQKITLVKHQRVHSAKGAQWDAARVIVPKSTPTGEKIFRCSTCGKEFKKKSVLVTHQRIHTGEEPYPCPVCGRCFRQKIHLTRHQRTHERPNAHICGACGDHFGSKREMLQHHQGHHPRQAPHTCITCGKRFSQKVGLTAHRRVHAREKENPGVVGGGQPPTALSGTHTCGQCGKTFTKKGNFANHQRAHAQGRGHRCGICGKGFAKRGELTKHERTHTGEKPYRCGHCGKHFAQRTQLVTHQRVHTGERPYPCGDCGKCFGDKSRLTVHRRIHTGDRPFSCSQCGKAFAQKAQLAVHHRIHTGERPFPCADCPKAFIDKSRLVVHRRTHTGDRPFPCATCGQAFTQKIALITHQRVHTKYEPNRCGKCGQVFPDRAQLWLHQPSHAEDRPFKCATCGKDFKRKEILITHQRVHTGEAPFQCPQCSKSFSQKTNLMKHQLTHTRRGPFICSDCGQSYITIGHFKRHQRNHLKKQSPPGEGEEPPEDLATGHVPLEPVGGHSSPIIVVKTEADADDCEVLQVP; encoded by the exons ATGAAGGACTTGGTTAAGCACGTGGTGCTAAAGACGCACCCGTGTCAGGAGTGCGGCAAATCCTTCAGCAAGAAGGGAAACCTGAAGAGACACCAGCGGATCCACACG GGTGAACGGATGTTCCCCTGTCCCGAATGCGGGAAGAGTTTCAATCAGAAATCAAACCTGACCAGGCACAGGAAGATTCACACGAGCGAGGGGCCATACAAGTGCAATGAGTGTGGGGAGAGCTTCCGCATGAACCGCAAGCTGATCCGCCACCAGCGAGTCCACATGAGCGAGCCCTTCAAATGCACCGAGTGTGGGAAGAGCTTCACCCAGCGGTCAAATCTGGTTCGGCATCAGAGGATCCACACCAAGGAGGAACCCTACCAGTGCCCTGAGTGCGAGAAGACCTTCAATCAGAAGGCCAACCTCTTCCGTCACCAAACAATCCACGTCCGCATGGGGCCTTGCAAGTGCACCAAGTGTGGGAAATGCTTCCCCCAGAAGCGCCACCTGATTAAACACCAGCTGCTCCACTCCCGAGGTGGGGCCTACAAGTGTGGGGTCTGTGGGAAGCGCTACCGGCTGAAGAAGTACCTGAGGAGACACCAGAAAATCCATGCACGGGAAGGAACTGCTCCCTGCGTGAAAGGGGGGGAGGCC cTATCACTGAGAGAACCACACTACATTCTACCCACAATGCAGCAGGTGGACAATGCCAGAGCAAGATGCATACCAGTGGTAACCAAATGGATGTCATGGGTGAAAAGCCCTCCGGGCTCTGCCAACTGCATTGACCAGCTCTCTACCAACTATGCTGAGAGCTCAGACCTCCACATACTGACCCCAGGCCTCCAGTCAGTGACCCACAC GTCCCCACCTCTGAAGAACCTGGTGATGGAACAGTCAGCAGTGATGACACTGGAGCTCTCGGAGGTAGAGAATTTTCTCAGCCACACTCAGGAGAAGTCGTGTACATGCATGATTTGTGGGGACAGTTTTAAGCACAAGGGCATCTTAGCAGCCCACCAGAAGTCCCATAAGGAGGAGCCAGAGGCTGAAGGCTGTGAGAAGGAGGGTGATACTGaccaggctggagagctgcatGACCAAGAAGCCATCAGAGCTGGAGAGGAGGCCAATGGGGAAGGCCATAGCAAGCACAGCACACAGAGTGATCCTGAGAGAAGGGAGAAGCCCCATGCCTGCACCGAGTGTGGGAAGAGCTTCAAGATGAAGATGGACCTCACCAAGCACCTCCGGACTCACACAGGCGAAAGACCATTCCCCTGCACCGACTGCGACAAAAGGTTCATCACCAAATCACAACTCAAGGAGCACCAGAGGATCCACACGGGTGAGCGACCATACAAGTGCCTGGACTGTGGGAAGAACTTCACCCAGAAGTCGCAGCTCATTGTGCATCACCGGATCCACACAGGTGAGAAGCCCTACcagtgcagcagctgccagaagAGCTTCGTGGACAAGTCACAGTTGGTGGCCCACTACCGGATCCACACAGGCGACCGTCCCTTCAAGTGTGGGGTGTGCAGCCGTGGCTTCCGCCAGAAGATCACCCTCGTCAAGCACCAGCGGGTCCACAGCGCCAAGGGAGCCCAGTGGGATGCCGCCAGGGTCATCGTGCCCAAATCAACTCCGACGGGGGAGAAGATCTTCCGCTGTAGCACCTGCGGGAAGGAGTTCAAGAAGAAGTCAGTGCTAGTGACCCACCAGAGGATTCACACCGGGGAGGAGCCCTATCCCTGCCCCGTGTGCGGGCGGTGCTTCCGGCAGAAGATCCACCTCACCCGGCATCAGCGGACCCATGAGCGGCCCAATGCCCACATCTGCGGAGCCTGTGGGGACCACTTTGGCAGCAAGAGGGAGATGCTGCAGCACCACCAGGGCCACCATCCCCGGCAGGCCCCTCACACCTGCATCACCTGTGGAAAACGCTTCAGCCAGAAGGTCGGCCTCACAGCCCACCGCCGTGTCCACGCACGGGAGAAGGAGAACCCCGGTGTCGTAGGGGGTGGGCAGCCCCCCACCGCCCTCAGTGGTACCCACACCTGTGGCCAGTGTGGGAAGACGTTCACCAAGAAGGGCAACTTCGCCAACCACCAGCGGGCTCATGCCCAGGGCCGGGGTCATCGCTGCGGGATTTGTGGCAAGGGCTTCGCCAAACGGGGGGAGCTGACCAAGCATGAGCGGACCCACACCGGGGAGAAGCCCTACAGGTGTGGGCATTGCGGCAAGCACTTCGCCCAGCGCACCCAGCTGGTCACCCACCAGCGCGTCCACACCGGCGAGCGGCCCTACCCCTGCGGTGACTGTGGCAAGTGCTTCGGCGACAAGTCACGCCTCACCGTCCACCGACGCATCCACACTGGTGACCG GCCCTTCTCCTGCAGTCAGTGTGGGAAGGCCTTTGCCCAGAAGGCCCAGCTGGCAGTCCACCACCGCATCCACACCGGGGAGCGCCCCTTCCCCTGCGCTGACTGCCCCAAGGCCTTCATCGACAAGTCCCGTCTCGTGGTCCACCGCCGCACCCACACGGGTGACCGCCCCTTCCCCTGTGCCACCTGCGGCCAGGCCTTCACCCAGAAG ATTGCCCTCATTACCCACCAGCGGGTCCACACCAAGTACGAGCCCAACCGCTGCGGCAAGTGTGGACAGGTCTTCCCTGACAGGGCCCAGCTTTGGCTCCACCAGCCCTCCCACGCTGAGGACCGGCCGTTCAAGTGTGCCACGTGTGGGAAGGACTTCAAAAGGAAGGAGATCTTGATTACCCACCAGCGGGTCCACACGGGAGAGGCACCTTTCCAGTGCCCCCAGTGCAGTAAAAGCTTCTCACAGAAAACCAACCTCATGAAGCACCAGCTCACTCACACACGCCGGGGTCCGTTTATCTGCTCCGACTGTGGGCAAAGCTACATCACCATTGGGCATTTCAAGAGGCACCAGAGGAACCACCTCAAGAAGCAAAGCCCTCCTGGTGAGGGAGAGGAGCCCCCTGAGGACCTGGCAACTGGCCATGTGCCACTGGAGCCCGTGGGTGGCCACAGCAGCCCCATCATCGTGGTGAAGACAGAGGCTGATGCTGATGACTGTGAGGTCCTACAGGTCCCATGA